One genomic region from Pigmentibacter ruber encodes:
- a CDS encoding rod shape-determining protein, whose product MFDWFFRLLSHDLAIDLGTANTLVYVKNRGIVANEPSVVAVQRDSRGLRTVKAVGRAAKEMLGRTPGTIEAVRPMKDGVIADFELTEKMLSYFIGVAHNHRSLVRPRAVICIPYGITEVEKRAVRESAESAGCSSVYLIEEPMAASIGADLPIHEASGNMIVDIGGGTTEVAVISLLGIVYSKSVRVGGDKMDESIVNYLKRRFNVLIGERTAEQIKIAIGSAYPEEEIRTMQVKGRDLVAGIPKTIEVTSEEIREAMQEPVNAIVEAVRLALEKTPPELAADIVDKGIVLVGGGALIRNLDVLLREETGLPIVVAENPLTAVVLGSGRVLDNPELLREVTF is encoded by the coding sequence ATGTTCGATTGGTTTTTTAGACTTCTATCCCATGATTTAGCCATTGACCTTGGGACAGCAAATACACTTGTGTATGTAAAAAATAGAGGAATAGTTGCTAATGAACCCTCTGTTGTTGCTGTGCAAAGAGATTCACGTGGCTTAAGAACTGTGAAAGCAGTGGGAAGAGCAGCAAAAGAAATGCTAGGTAGAACACCAGGTACTATTGAAGCTGTTCGACCGATGAAAGATGGAGTCATTGCTGATTTTGAACTTACTGAAAAAATGCTAAGTTACTTTATTGGTGTTGCACACAATCATCGGTCACTTGTTAGACCACGGGCAGTTATTTGTATCCCTTATGGCATTACTGAAGTTGAAAAAAGAGCCGTTCGAGAATCTGCTGAATCTGCTGGATGTTCTTCTGTTTATCTCATTGAAGAACCTATGGCTGCTTCAATTGGTGCTGATTTACCAATTCATGAAGCTAGTGGAAATATGATTGTTGATATTGGTGGTGGAACAACTGAGGTTGCCGTTATTTCTTTGCTTGGAATTGTTTATTCAAAAAGTGTGCGTGTTGGCGGTGACAAAATGGATGAATCCATCGTTAATTATTTAAAACGCCGTTTTAATGTACTAATAGGTGAAAGAACAGCTGAGCAAATAAAAATAGCAATTGGTTCTGCTTATCCCGAAGAAGAAATTAGGACAATGCAAGTTAAAGGAAGAGACCTTGTTGCTGGTATCCCAAAAACAATTGAAGTAACAAGCGAAGAAATTCGTGAAGCAATGCAAGAACCTGTTAATGCAATTGTGGAAGCCGTCCGTCTGGCACTTGAAAAAACTCCACCTGAACTTGCAGCAGATATTGTTGATAAAGGAATTGTATTAGTTGGTGGTGGAGCATTGATTCGTAATTTAGATGTTTTATTACGAGAAGAAACGGGGTTACCTATAGTTGTAGCAGAAAACCCTCTTACTGCTGTTGTTTTAGGCTCTGGCCGAGTTCTTGACAATCCTGAGCTTCTCAGGGAAGTTACATTCTAA
- the aspA gene encoding aspartate ammonia-lyase, with translation MDIALISQFPIFTNLSENDLQILTNYLETLSVKKDVTLYSPGLIRDRLRLIVKGRIEVSAETFDFEEPSTIYGPGQFLGEAALLEEGTLHKAKAQTVTDVDLIILTRAHFLKLMQEQQEISCKIQMNIGSYVFSKLARGASQGKVQYSGYSSGKKRLEHDLLGDREISDEAYYGVQTLRAIENFNITGVLLRDFPIFIKGLSQVKKAAALANCEIGILDQEVCNYICMACDEIIAGHWHDQFLVDMIQGGAGTSTNMNANEVIANRALELWGKKKGEYKFIHPNNHVNLGQSTNDAYPTAIRLAALQSIPYLIEALEELCQTFSEKAKEFSDVIKMGRTQLQDAVPMTLGQEFEAFSVMLSEDIERIREGAKLFLELSIGGTAIGTGINAHPKYPATAIKKIREITGLNVISSPNLIEATPDTGAFVLFSGILKRLAVKLSKISNDLRLLSSGPRCGFGDINLPPMQPGSSIMPGKVNPVIPEVVNQIAFQVIGNDLTVTMASEGGQLQLNAFEPVMVFNIFQSVNMLSRGMRTLTRLCIKGITANKEACRRAVEHSIGLVTALNPLIGYENSTMIAKEALESGESVFNLVLKHKLLTREQLEDALKPENMLSSR, from the coding sequence ATGGATATCGCTCTCATTTCGCAGTTTCCTATATTTACCAATCTATCAGAGAATGATCTGCAAATTTTAACTAACTACCTAGAAACATTGTCTGTTAAGAAAGATGTAACTCTTTACTCTCCAGGATTAATTAGAGACAGACTTCGTTTGATTGTCAAAGGTCGAATAGAAGTTTCGGCAGAAACCTTTGATTTTGAAGAACCTTCTACAATATACGGTCCTGGGCAATTTTTAGGTGAGGCTGCGTTATTGGAGGAAGGTACTCTCCACAAAGCTAAAGCTCAAACAGTAACTGATGTTGATTTAATTATTCTGACCAGAGCTCATTTTTTAAAATTAATGCAAGAACAACAAGAAATTTCTTGTAAAATTCAAATGAATATTGGCTCATACGTTTTTAGTAAATTAGCAAGAGGGGCAAGCCAGGGGAAAGTTCAATATTCTGGATATAGTTCCGGAAAAAAACGTCTTGAGCACGATTTATTAGGCGATAGAGAGATTTCTGATGAAGCCTATTATGGCGTTCAAACACTCCGTGCAATTGAGAATTTTAATATTACAGGAGTTCTTTTAAGGGATTTTCCAATTTTTATCAAAGGGTTATCTCAGGTTAAAAAAGCAGCTGCACTAGCAAATTGTGAAATTGGAATTTTAGATCAAGAAGTTTGTAATTACATTTGTATGGCTTGTGATGAAATAATCGCTGGACATTGGCACGATCAATTTCTAGTGGATATGATTCAGGGAGGTGCAGGAACTTCAACAAATATGAATGCCAATGAAGTTATTGCAAATCGGGCATTAGAATTATGGGGAAAGAAAAAAGGGGAATATAAATTTATTCACCCAAATAACCATGTTAATTTAGGACAGTCCACTAACGATGCCTACCCTACAGCTATCCGTTTAGCTGCTCTGCAATCAATCCCCTATCTTATAGAAGCATTGGAAGAACTTTGCCAAACATTTTCTGAGAAAGCCAAAGAGTTTTCAGATGTAATTAAAATGGGCAGAACCCAATTACAAGATGCTGTCCCTATGACATTAGGGCAAGAATTTGAAGCATTTTCAGTCATGCTTAGTGAAGATATTGAGCGTATTCGTGAAGGTGCAAAGTTATTTTTGGAATTAAGCATAGGTGGGACTGCAATTGGAACAGGAATCAATGCGCATCCAAAATATCCAGCGACAGCTATTAAAAAAATAAGAGAAATTACAGGTTTAAATGTGATTTCATCGCCAAATCTAATTGAAGCTACACCTGATACAGGGGCATTTGTTCTTTTTTCAGGGATCTTAAAGCGCTTAGCTGTTAAGTTAAGTAAAATATCAAATGATTTGCGTTTATTATCAAGTGGTCCGCGCTGTGGATTTGGTGATATCAATTTACCACCTATGCAACCAGGTTCCAGTATTATGCCAGGAAAAGTAAATCCTGTAATTCCAGAGGTTGTGAATCAAATTGCATTTCAAGTAATTGGAAATGACCTAACAGTCACTATGGCATCTGAAGGCGGACAGTTGCAATTAAACGCTTTTGAGCCAGTCATGGTATTCAATATTTTTCAAAGTGTGAATATGTTAAGTCGAGGAATGCGTACTTTAACCAGACTTTGTATCAAAGGAATTACTGCAAATAAGGAAGCTTGCCGCAGAGCTGTAGAACACAGCATAGGGTTGGTCACTGCGTTAAATCCTTTAATTGGCTATGAAAATTCAACTATGATTGCAAAAGAGGCTCTTGAGTCTGGTGAAAGTGTATTTAATTTAGTTCTAAAACATAAATTGTTAACAAGAGAACAGTTAGAAGACGCTTTAAAACCAGAGAATATGTTAAGCTCCCGCTAA
- a CDS encoding nucleoside hydrolase — translation MISSKYRKFIYFLNSLFIFNFIFAYEKVPFPLIIDTDAAIDDWPAVLYALNQKTQSDLLGITISATGEAHCKPAQKNIADLIYLSGREKEFIPVTCGDSVPLDGFHTFPNEWRITSDSLFGVKIPSNPTPHILTKHSVEWMHETLNNSKKPIVFLTIGPLTNVGQLIKKYPDDIKKIKRIYIMGGALKVKGNLNVPNITENLKNKYAEWNIWIDPLSAKIVFNSSIPLSIVPLDATNQVRVTRDFLKQLKSQIHSKSAKFYADILDRNLDFIDSGEYYFWDVLSAASMYMPFCTEKKVNLDVVTKFDLSKSGEEQMKSFGKNFSLVFSQFEGNMQNRHPYEQIESGRTIEKVDKDKKLEHEICFKVDGDVFKDHFIKALNNSKE, via the coding sequence ATGATATCTTCAAAATATAGAAAATTTATCTACTTTCTAAATTCACTATTTATTTTTAATTTTATTTTTGCATACGAAAAAGTACCATTTCCGCTAATTATAGATACAGATGCAGCAATCGATGATTGGCCTGCAGTTTTGTATGCGCTTAATCAAAAAACTCAGTCAGATTTATTAGGAATCACAATTAGCGCTACTGGAGAAGCGCATTGCAAACCCGCACAAAAAAATATTGCAGATTTAATCTATTTGTCGGGTCGTGAAAAAGAATTTATCCCTGTTACCTGTGGAGATTCTGTACCTCTCGATGGTTTTCATACCTTTCCTAATGAATGGCGGATCACTTCTGATAGTTTATTTGGTGTTAAAATCCCTTCTAATCCTACTCCGCATATATTAACTAAGCACTCTGTAGAATGGATGCATGAAACATTAAATAATAGTAAAAAACCTATAGTTTTTTTAACAATTGGCCCCCTCACCAACGTTGGTCAATTAATTAAAAAATACCCTGATGATATTAAAAAAATAAAACGTATTTATATTATGGGTGGGGCATTGAAAGTCAAAGGAAACTTAAATGTACCAAATATTACTGAAAACTTAAAAAATAAATATGCTGAATGGAATATTTGGATAGATCCCCTTTCAGCTAAAATTGTTTTCAACTCAAGTATTCCTTTATCTATTGTTCCATTAGATGCAACTAATCAAGTAAGAGTAACTCGTGATTTTTTGAAGCAATTAAAAAGTCAAATTCATTCAAAATCCGCAAAGTTTTATGCAGATATTTTAGATAGAAATTTAGATTTTATTGATTCTGGTGAGTACTATTTTTGGGATGTTCTATCAGCAGCTAGTATGTATATGCCTTTTTGTACAGAAAAAAAAGTAAATCTCGATGTCGTCACCAAATTCGATCTTAGTAAATCTGGGGAAGAACAAATGAAAAGTTTTGGAAAAAATTTTAGTTTGGTATTTTCACAATTCGAAGGTAATATGCAAAATAGACATCCCTATGAACAAATTGAAAGCGGCAGAACAATTGAAAAAGTGGATAAAGATAAAAAATTAGAGCATGAGATATGTTTCAAAGTAGATGGGGATGTATTTAAAGATCACTTTATTAAGGCTTTGAATAATTCGAAGGAGTAG